The following DNA comes from Lepidochelys kempii isolate rLepKem1 chromosome 9, rLepKem1.hap2, whole genome shotgun sequence.
tttttcagTCATGTCTTTCTGATGCCAGGTGCTAGGGTgaaaatcctcaaaggtatttaggtgacatcaatgggagttaggtgccgaaaTATCTTTGAGGCTCTTGGCCTAGGTTTCTACGGGGACATGTCCAGTGTATCGGGCAGCAGAGCCAGTGCTTCCGCTTCCATCCGGTGTGACATCAAACAGTTATAATCAAAGCAAGCTCACCAGGAAGCAGTCTCCTTCGTGGCAGCCCAGACAGACAGGCGGACGAGCGGGTTCAGAACAgtcttaattttaatttattttctttaattttataaaatacaCCTTGTAAGATAAGTCTCTAAAAACGTGCTCCTTTTTATTAGTTAAAAAGTTGAAATTCTAGATCAGAAATGAAGGAAACACTTTCAGTTGATTAACTTTCATTTTTGTGGGTGTGTTTGAGTtccaggggcaggggggatggTGGGAGAGGGGTTGGTTATTTGTTATGTTATTAAAACCATACAAAATAGAAGACTTCATTTTCCTGATCTTAACTGgtttcttcccaccccattctgccctACCCCATCtcatcccaccccctccccaaacctaTGTGCACTGAGGAGTCTAACCAATCTATTTCACCATACATGGTGGCAAAGATGCACCAAGCTCCCTGCTTGGCAGAACTGCTAGCTGATTTTGTCCCTGCTGAAACCAGCGTTGGAATCGCTGCAATGAAGGATCTACTGTCTGCCACGGAAAGTAGTTTCTTCAATAAATAAACACCaagccaaatttcttcaccgaaagttaaacaaaaacagaagGGGAAAGGCTGGAACCAGGAGTATTCAGCAGACATGGACTTTTTACTCCCTGTCTGTGGCCACTGTGGTCGTGTGACTGCTGAGAACTTCTGGCAGTGGTCAGTCTACAATGGGGCGCAGCTTCTCGATCGGAACCTTGCCCTCTCTTAAGcatgtcaaaataatacaatccTTTCCCCATCCTAGTGTCTCCAATGAAAAGGGAAACATCGAAATCTCATTCCAAGTTTGGCTGCATACGCAAACATTGGCTCATAAACTTGCCCAGTGAGAAACACCTAAATGGAAGCTGGAGGGTTTGGATTTGTACAGAAATGGCCATATTTAAAGACTGTGCAAATCCAGTCATGCAGAATGCGCTGTGCCCCCCCTTAGTCATTTATTTAATTGCCTTCTGAATGACTGGCCATGGTCAAAATGAGACACTGAATCTTTCAGGTTTTGGCCAGTTTCAGAATATACAGCCTGGCTCACGGGAAACCATTGAGAAAAagggagggctgggagtggggaaaagGTTAAATTTAGTACGAATCGGAAACAAATCAAGATCTTCAATTTACAGAACATTACGGAAGCAAATGTCACCCGAAGAGAAGAGCACCATTGTGAAGGTATGACAGAGTTCAATGTGCACAGCTGGTTACAAGAGGAAAGACGCGCAAAGACAGACAGTCCAAAGAGTTATCCCGTGTATGCAAAAGGGACCCCTCTGGGTTTACACTCTCAGGTCCCTGGTTAGAGAAGTCCTTCTAGTCCAAGCTGTTATCCATCTCTCCCCTACTGCTTAGGACCTGCAGTAGGGGACACAGGGAGTGGCTCCCGTTCAATGCTGAGACAATTCTAATTCTATTTCTGTTGAGGTGTAAGACCAAGAGTCCCCTTAGTCTACAGAGACACCAAGCTCCTTTATGCTTTAAGTAGGGTCGGCTGGGTTAAGGAATTGGGATTCTATGAGCATCGGGGTCTGTGCTCTCTCCCCATATTGGGAAGATCCTTGCTCTAAACCCCTTTTACCCAGGCTGCATCAGGCAGATTAAGGTAAATTCTCTTTCTTTACCATGGAGAAGTCCTCTTCTCTTCCATCTGCAGTATGAAGTTGGAAGCGAGTTCTGTGTCTTTTATAACAAGGAGAGTCTCTCGTGATGGAATCAAGGCCAggccacttcctcctctctctatgTAGCATGAAGCATATTTCTCACTCATAGTAGAGCAACCAACATTGATTCCTGCCTCCCAGAAGCAGAAAGGCTCGTTCCTATTTCTAGGAAATGTCAGGAAGTTGGAGTAAATCCCTCATCTGCTTTTCCTGTTTTTGGCCTGGCAGGAAATCCTCTTCGTTTAACTTTCCCTATTCCCAGCAAGACTTGCTGCGGAGCAACATAGCTACAGACGTACACCGAGAGAAAAGTGCATGAGGACGTATCCAATCATTGGGAGTCTCCCCATCCTTGTGATGCTCATCGTGATGGATACAAtagaggaagaagagggggagtCAGCGGTGAAGATGGAGTTAAAGTAGGAGACCTGGTATTGGGTGGCTGCATTGTTAAAGCCTCATGGTTAGAGAAAAAAGGGCATTTTGGATATCCCGGCTCCCTCTGGCAGACTAGAACTTTGTGCCTCGGCCCATGAGTTTGAGGACGGCAAAGTTGTAAGTAGCGGCAATCATGTAAGTGAGCTGTGGTGTGGGAAAAAGAGCAAATGAGAGATGGGAAGATTCAAACCAACATTCTGTGTGCAGCGAAGCAGGGCTGGGCCAGAACCCCAGATGGTGTAAATCCAAAGCCATCAATGAAGCCATtttgatctacaccagctgaggatctggcctactcTGTCCATAAGCCCCAGCCCCTTTCAAACTGATTGGCCATCTCTCTCCAAGATGCCTGACATGGCCTTCTGAACACCAGTCAGTCACTGTTCTCTAGGCTTTTTGGACGCCTTTTATTTAGTTGGACCAACAATAAGTTTACCAAGGCATTGTCAATTTTCAAGGAATGGTCAATTTTCCCAACAGTTTCAGCAGCCCATTCACCAGCAGTACTGGTGCAAAAACAATAGCATGGAATGTCTCTGATGAAGTGTAAGATATGTGAGGCATTCAGGGAACAGCTGCATACAATACAGCAGAGTGCTTgttgcagggggttggactacatgggCTGGATGGTCACCTCCAATCTTGTCATCTGCAATTCTATGACACTATCCACCTCTCCTTATGATCCCCACCTACCAGCAGCAACTTCTCTTGCTACCTTCTTGGTTCTAAAAATCAGGGCTATGCTCCAATGAGCAAGGGGAAGAAATAACCAGGCACTCTGTGTTAAGTGAGTTTCTTGCCTACCAGCTGCCTTGCTTTAATGATCTCGCCTACTAACAGCACCTCTTAGAATGAGAAGAGAAGTTTTAGGTGGAGCATTGACTCACCAGTGAAACCAGTGTGGCTGCAGCACCAACAAATGCGGCAATAAACAGGTGGAAGGTCATTTGGAACTGCAAGGAAATAAAACAATGAGTCGTCATTTACAGATGTTTCCCAGACAGCAGAGACGAAGGGGGTTtccacaaggtgtctgcaaactAGCCTCTCTTCACAAAATTGGACTGGATCTCTGGTGCCAGTCAATGAGATGGCATCTACAGTCCCAGCAGCACTTGGCAGTGATGGGCATGAGGATCTGCTTTAGGCACATTCATATTCATCCAGCCTTGGCCCTTCTATACATTGCTCTACCTGTGGACTTTCACTGGTGTCCTGTGTAGATCGCCTAGCCCAGGGGAAAGAAGGGTGTTCTATCTCCATGCAATGAGGGAGGAtactccagtggttagggcaccagcctaggacttaggagacctgggctcaagtccttctgctacagacttcctttgcaactttgggtaaatcacttaatctctctgtgcctcgactgtcatctgtaaaatggggataatgggacttccctacctcacagggatacTGAAAgctgctcagatattacagtgatagaGGACAGATGTGTACCATAGACAGATGTGCTCTCTGTTGGCGTTTCCAACAATAGATCTCTGTCTTATACAACATGGCCACCTCCTACTTAACTTTGGGCTCCTCAGTGCTGTCTCCTCAGTAATGCTGAGTCTCCTCAGTAATTATGTTCACTTTCAGTGTTTTAGGCTTTGCTACCCTGTTCATCCAAAACAACTCAGCTCTGACCTGGAAGGATTCATATTTTTGCTCACTTACAGAGAGATTGTCAACCAGCAGCACCTATGCTGCTGTATGGACATTAAACCAGGTTATGTCAACTCTTCTAATCTCACTGGaatggattctgatctcacttgcaccactgcaacacactgacttcaaaggagttatGCTGGTGTGAGTGAAAGGAAAACAATGGCTTACCGATTCTGTGAGCACGCCCAGCTTGGAGCCTACTGCCTCTAAAATGAGAGGCACCATCCTGTGATTTTAATTTATCATTTAGATTGTGATAGCACTCAAAATATGCCATGCGTTCTCCAAACACAATGGGGCCATGCTCCCTGCCGCAAGGACCAACCTAAATTCTCACCCAGCCCTCTATACATACCAATTCATAATGCAAACCCACAGCAATAGGGTCTAACTCCTGGCACCGAGAACTCCAACTTGGCTGAAGGTGCCAAAATTCTTTGCCTCTCCTGAGCCAGGTGCCTGCTCAGAAGGAATGGCTGGCATGGCCCCATGGTGCACTCACCTCAGGGGTCTTACAGATGGACAGAAGGTTTGAGCCGCACACCTTTCCTGGGAAAGCATTCCATGGAAGGACACCTACATGAGACACAAAAGTCATCCAGGATGAACCAAGTGGAACTCCACAGGGCACCGGAAACCTGGCTCAGTCTTCCCCATTGTGAGCCACGAATGTATGTAGAGGTTTCACTTAGTGGGAAAGGCAGGTCAGTTACTtagacaggagagtggaaagaAGGTCATTCTATTCTAATGGTACGCATACGCTCCAAACacggggtgtgactgcagctttaATCCAGCTGGCTCGGCTACTGGTGCAGAGAAGCAGCGGCAGGACGCACTTTAGCctgggctgtacaagcccacctggGTACATACTCGGGTGTGTGGCCCAGGCTGAAGACCATGCTGCTGTGCCTCTGCTGCTACTGGTATCCGAGTTAGCTGTGTTCAAGCTAGCTtcttgggtgtgtctacacaagctgcagtcacacccatGGTTGCAGTGTAAAGAGCCCCTCAGTGTTTGAGATACATCCAGCAGCAAGTGCCTCCAACCAAATATTGCTATATCCGCCTGTCTGTTCTATCCACCCAAAATTCTGTTCCATCACCCTTCCAAGACCCGGCTGATCCCACCCAGAGGTCTTGGCTCATAATTCCCTGCCGCATCATCGGCTTTTCTTCAAGAATGGCTAGAATGCAAAGCCAAATCTGGGGACTGctggagtcagtgggaatcttgccactgacttcaatgggacccgGGTCTGTTCCTGTGTCTTTGCAAAAATGGTGCTTATTAGAGAGAGACGCAACCGAAGGCTCACCATACATCCTGGCATCAGCGCACAGTGTGCCTATGCTGGCAGAGGTCTTGGTGGGGAAGGCAATGGACTGGCATGTTGTCCAGGTATTGAAGTAAATGTAGACAGGCACAGCAGAGCAGGCAAACACCAGGAGCCAGACGATGGTCAGAGCATAGGTCACGCCCACAAACTGAAATGGTCAAGACAAGCAAGATGGCAGAAAAAGGGTTAATGTTCTGCCAGAGCCTTCAGACATGAGAGCATGAGACTGGAGATCTGCAAGCAGCCTGACATGAGATGCAATGCAAGGATCTCCACCAATCGGAAGGAAAGAGAGAGCACCTCCACAGACACAACAGGGCAGTtgtttgtgcatgtgtctgtACACATGTGTCAATATCGATATGCACACAGGCGCACACCTGTATATAGACACACactcacaattaaaaaaatatatttaagtggggccaaattttcaaagtcaGGCACACGCAACTGTGCACACGTTCTTGCACCTGGCTAATTCCTGTATGCCAATATCTAGTCAATGTGTGTGGATCGGGTATCTAGCTACACACCCGGCCAGGGCAGTATTTCACTCGCCACAGGCATGTGCCAATCCTTGatttgcgcacacacacactggggatctgtgtgtgaaattcaccAATGGGCATAAGTGGGCCTTGTGCAGCCTTCAGTTCAGGGGCAAACTGTACTCTGGGCATCAGCAGGGCATGTGCAAACCAGGGAGTGCAGTTGTATCCACCCAgtattgaaaatctggcccacgaGGTGCAAAATAAATGATCTTAAAAGGAAACCGCATCCGTTCTGCTCAATTCCCCAAGGCCAGGAGCACCCTTCACTGTTTCTGTAAGCTGGGAATTGCGGATGAAATTaaccttttaaattaaaattggcATTGAGGCCTAGAAAGCTGCGTTGTGTCTACTAACGCATGGGACACGCTGTCAGATGGCCCAATCCTGAGAGGTGTTAAACCTAACCTCAACCCCAGTGTCTCAAGTCCCTTATAGGATCGGGCTCATAGAGAACTGCTGGCACTTGCTGTAGTATTGGCTTAATGTTGGATGTTTAAACAAGAAACAATTTGTTTGAAGGTCAAGCAATAAAACTCTCCTTCTAACCGCTTTAGTGCTGCCTGATCTCCCTGCCTCCAGACACCTCCTGATGTTTCACTGTGGCCCTGTCACGTCCAGGACTGCCCTGTCATTGCACAGTGGCCAAGGTTTTGAAAAGTGGCTACTGATTTTCAGGCACTCTGTTTGAGACACTGCAGCAGGGCCTGGCTTTCAGAGGACAGGGGCTCAGCCCTTTCTGCAAAGCAGGCCCTTTGAAGCTGAACAAGCCTAAAACTTGTGACTCCCCCAAAGTCGCAAGCCATGAATCGGAGTCAGTAGCCGCAGTGGAGGCCACCGGTGGAGGCAGATTGCCGGAGTCACTGCTGCCTTTGAGCAGAGGAAGACTGCCAGCAGCAGGCCCAGAAATAATAAAAGACCCATTCCTTATTGGTCATTAAATAATATCtaaacaccccaccccaccagacCACTGCACAAACACAATGCAGAATACAtatgtttggggggagggagcgtCTTTGGGTtatgtgcagcacccagcacaatgggaccctgatctggGCCTACAGAAACTACTGCAATACAACTAATCATCATTGCTAACCCCTGGGGCTGAATCCTGTGGGATGAcaggccccctgcagctgccagtgAAATCAACTGACATCAAACAAAAtgctttttgtttaaacattaaaattaaagTGCAACCTCCAGCAAATAGAAACAATGGAGGGGCATGAATAGAGGGGGAataagggtggggaaggggttaaCAAATAAGAGGTCagcaaaggtggcaggaggtgtAGCTGGGGTGGTGAGGAGTGCATCTGGCCATGGGGAGCCTCCGGTGGCGGGGTGGCTGAGCCGGCAGGGTGCACTTTCCTTTTAGATGCCATCGAATCAGTGCAGCCGTTCCACCGGGTACGCGACTCCCGCCGGAGCCTGTCAGCCAGATGGAACAGGGCTGCAGTCTCATGCCCGTCAGTCACATCAACCTGCACAAGTATTCCAGTTCATGGGAATTAGTGCCAAACCCTGGTTAAGATCACCTTGTCGGGATGTCCTAGCCATTTTCCCAAACACTGACACACCCGCTCCAAAGAGTGAGCTTGATGGTGGCCTCTGGAACCCCTCCCCTTCTGGCCCCCTGTTACCGTAGCGCTGAGGCCCTTGCCGCAGATGGTGGTCTTGTAGTCGCCAAAGATCTGCCTGACGGCACCAGTGGTGTAGAAGCCCTCGGCCAGAAGGAGGGCTCCATAGAGGAAGAAGAAAGAAGCCGTTCCATAGATGACATACTGGAACGCGTGGATCCTGGAGGGGACACAgggaagagacagagacaaagaaagggaggaagagagagaaagataacCTCTTTAACTCTCATTGCAGATCTCCCCCTTCAAACTCCCTGGGAGTGACAAGATGTACCACAGAGAGAATCTCTCCTGGGAGCCACCAGCAGCGAGTTCCCCTCCCAGGAAAGACAGAGCAAAGGATGGCCTAGATGAACAGCTCCCCAGGTCTTACCTAGAGCCTGAGAAGCAAGCTCTGGTCTCTGCTACTCCCCCTCCACTCCAGGATCAGGCTAAAGCAATCAGGAAAGCTACCTCAAATAGGAGAAAGGAGGGAATAGGCTAGGGAGGATGAGGAAGATCCCAAAGGAAATGACCAATGGAACAGGCAAGAGGTAGGGAAAAGCATCTGCCTGAATGGCTTAtgggtggcacagcagggaaggagaaaaggagaTACCTGGTCCCATGCCTGTGTATAAAGCCAGGCAGAGAGTGTGGTAAATCGAGGACAGCGAGACCTGCTCTGCCTGGCAAGTATGGCTACTCTGCGTTCTCCATACCTACCGAGAGCAGAGGATCCAACACTATATCCACCGTACCTAGCAAGGGTCAGATAGAAAACACGTGTGAAAAAAACAAGATGAAGAAGGGTCCCCTCCAGGCAGGGAGAACACTCAGCAGTCTCACTAAGCCTCTGCCATAGGCTGGACTGAAAGAACTCCCCTGAGTCAAAGCAAATCCGGCAGGCATGGACAGCCCCATGATCACGGGGTCTTAACAACAGCCCATGATGACTGGGAAACAGGGTTGAACTAACTGCATGCCCAGAGATTTGTGAAGGGGGCCAATTCTTCCCATTGGGATGAAGGAATCATCTGATCACCTGTGTAAGAAGCAAGCAGATCAATGACCCCATAGCAATGGATCATGGAGTCCATTTCCCAACCCAGCAGCATGGTGATACCAAGATAGCCATCTAACCCGTAACAGGCCTGGGCTGGTTCAGAGCTGGGTGTGAAGGTGGCCAACAGGTGATGGCATGTAATTTCCCAGAAGTTTTAAGAGTTtctggcctacattttcaaaagcgactgGTGATGTCAGGTGccctgatttttgggtgcccagagtAAGAATCCTGAaggggtcctgattttcagacagtgcTGAGCACCATCCCTCTGAAAACGAGGCCACttcaaggtgtctcaagttaAGCACCCAAAACCACGAGTCCCCTTTGAATTGTTTTCCAGAATGTGGACTCACTGCACTGGCAGCCCTGCAGCCTAGCAGTTAGGGCTCTGCACAACCCTGTGGGAAAACCAGCTTCCGATCCTGGCCCCAATCTCATTCTCGCTGGGATGGCAGGGACTGCATTAGTTTAGTAGCCAAGGGAGAGGCAGCATCTCTCACAGCTCCACACTAGCCCCTCTGAGTGACTGCGGAGCGGTGCTGAGTTCTGATGGGAGTCCTGTGCAGGCCTCCAAAGCCAGGTGAGTGAGGGCTGGGAAGTGGGGCCTGGAAAGGGGCGTCAGCGTCTAAAGCATGAGAAGGCGAATACTTACACATCGATAAGATACTCATAATCCTGGTAGTTTTTGGAGAAGTAGGTCTCAATTAGCCGCTCGGTGCCAGTGAGTGCCTCGTGCCCACAGCCACAAAACAGTGCTACCCCAAAGAAACACAACCCCGTGGCAACCAGCGAAGCAAAGGGTGCCCCTATCAGACATCTTGCGCAGCACTCTAGCCAACCtagggaagaagagagaaatcATCTAGATCACAGAGCCCTGTCATCACCCCAAAAGGACGGCGCGCTGTCAGGTAGGTTAgatgtgcccctctcccccgtcccatgaaaagtttattaataaaaggtTGGAAGCAAGGGAGGCTTAAATAACCTACTAGGAATAAAATGGTTTTCACAGTGTTAAGAGAAGTGCAAACATCCGTCTGCAGGGCTGGAGAGCCAAACTCAGAGGCATTGATACTGCAGTTGtgggtgaatcatagaatcatagaatatcagggttggaagggac
Coding sequences within:
- the PLP1 gene encoding myelin proteolipid protein isoform X1, translating into MGWLECCARCLIGAPFASLVATGLCFFGVALFCGCGHEALTGTERLIETYFSKNYQDYEYLIDVIHAFQYVIYGTASFFFLYGALLLAEGFYTTGAVRQIFGDYKTTICGKGLSATVTGGQKGRGSRGHHQAHSLERVCQCLGKWLGHPDKFVGVTYALTIVWLLVFACSAVPVYIYFNTWTTCQSIAFPTKTSASIGTLCADARMYGVLPWNAFPGKVCGSNLLSICKTPEFQMTFHLFIAAFVGAAATLVSLLTYMIAATYNFAVLKLMGRGTKF
- the PLP1 gene encoding myelin proteolipid protein isoform X2, producing the protein MGWLECCARCLIGAPFASLVATGLCFFGVALFCGCGHEALTGTERLIETYFSKNYQDYEYLIDVIHAFQYVIYGTASFFFLYGALLLAEGFYTTGAVRQIFGDYKTTICGKGLSATFVGVTYALTIVWLLVFACSAVPVYIYFNTWTTCQSIAFPTKTSASIGTLCADARMYGVLPWNAFPGKVCGSNLLSICKTPEFQMTFHLFIAAFVGAAATLVSLLTYMIAATYNFAVLKLMGRGTKF